From a region of the Bdellovibrio sp. ArHS genome:
- the recO gene encoding DNA repair protein RecO codes for MTQGKDRFIILRKIKYSEADLILHALSPVGEKLSFIARGALKSKKRFGGGVLEPTHFVSFTYKQAEQGQLNVLQEATLLNDFPGLRQDYDRLELALHMIDCVSKVSQEGDKSSEFLFNLLGNALKTAEIAKDPLVLKMHFYIKFLLQQGVVNAEPWMAPFFKANLAETDRLLTYRELVDEELRNVEAMIRHYLEHATL; via the coding sequence GTGACGCAAGGTAAAGACCGCTTTATCATTCTTAGAAAAATCAAATATTCGGAAGCCGATTTGATTCTGCACGCCTTGTCGCCGGTGGGGGAAAAGCTGTCATTCATCGCTCGAGGCGCGCTGAAAAGTAAAAAGCGTTTTGGTGGGGGCGTCTTAGAACCCACGCATTTCGTCAGTTTCACTTATAAGCAAGCGGAACAGGGACAATTGAATGTTCTTCAGGAAGCGACCTTGTTGAACGATTTTCCCGGACTGCGCCAGGATTATGATCGATTGGAACTGGCACTTCATATGATTGATTGTGTAAGCAAGGTCAGTCAGGAAGGCGACAAGTCCTCTGAATTTCTTTTCAATTTACTGGGGAATGCGTTGAAGACAGCAGAGATCGCCAAAGACCCTCTGGTTTTAAAAATGCATTTCTATATTAAGTTTCTTTTGCAGCAAGGGGTCGTCAATGCAGAGCCCTGGATGGCGCCTTTCTTTAAAGCCAATCTGGCAGAGACCGACAGACTTCTGACCTATCGTGAACTTGTTGATGAAGAACTTCGCAATGTCGAAGCTATGATCCGTCACTATCTTGAGCATGCAACGCTTTAG
- a CDS encoding tyrosine-type recombinase/integrase has translation MGQPFKLAENIDKYLKFMTFVKSASPLTIKHYSLDLRQAFNYEKSSSSLSEAELLATARGAFNQWAHLSLASRNRKAATLKSFFSWAFAEGLTERDLSLQITCPRVPKKIPHFLSVDEALAVLKSFNTGAEASLKEKVLFLLLYGGGLRVSEACQLKWAQVFTSQKVLRVTGKGSKERVIALPSLTIQALQAWKKQSGFSEFVFGEEPLNPRTAYDMVKISGQRAGLLKPLHPHALRHSFATHLLSSGANLRTLQELLGHESLQATEKYTHLGIDQLARTMESMHPLGKRK, from the coding sequence ATGGGACAGCCGTTTAAGTTGGCCGAAAACATTGATAAATATTTGAAATTCATGACTTTTGTGAAGTCAGCTTCGCCGTTAACCATCAAACACTATAGTTTAGATCTGAGGCAGGCTTTTAATTACGAAAAATCCTCATCTTCTTTGTCGGAGGCTGAACTCCTGGCAACTGCTCGGGGCGCATTCAATCAGTGGGCTCACCTTTCTTTAGCCTCCCGCAATCGCAAAGCGGCCACCCTGAAGAGCTTTTTTTCCTGGGCCTTTGCCGAGGGTCTTACAGAACGAGACCTTTCACTGCAAATCACCTGTCCTCGAGTTCCCAAAAAAATTCCGCATTTCCTGAGTGTGGATGAAGCTTTGGCTGTTCTTAAAAGTTTTAATACCGGCGCCGAAGCTTCACTAAAAGAGAAAGTACTCTTCTTGTTGCTTTATGGTGGAGGCCTGCGGGTGAGTGAAGCGTGTCAGCTCAAATGGGCCCAGGTTTTCACTTCACAGAAAGTTCTTCGCGTAACGGGAAAAGGCTCCAAGGAACGAGTGATCGCCCTGCCCTCATTGACCATTCAAGCTTTACAAGCATGGAAAAAGCAAAGTGGTTTTAGCGAATTTGTTTTTGGCGAAGAGCCCCTAAATCCCCGCACCGCTTATGACATGGTAAAAATCAGCGGCCAGCGAGCCGGCCTTCTGAAACCGTTGCACCCTCATGCTCTTCGCCATAGTTTTGCCACTCATCTTCTTTCAAGTGGCGCTAACCTGCGAACCCTGCAAGAGCTTTTAGGTCATGAGAGTCTGCAGGCCACCGAAAAGTACACGCATCTGGGCATTGATCAATTAGCGAGAACCATGGAAAGCATGCATCCTTTAGGCAAACGCAAATAA
- a CDS encoding sigma-54 dependent transcriptional regulator has translation MNDNNSTILPSSQNANQVMWNTNTTSKVLENKTIVYQSEVMGSLMKMIDRVAPSTANILVLGESGTGKELIARSIHDRSNRKNKAFVAINCGALRETLLESELFGHEKGSFTGAYTRKIGLAEAANGGTLFLDEIGELDPAIQAKLLRFIQEGEIYRVGGKDPIKVDIRLICATNRELDQEVIKGNFREDLFYRINTIVVSAPPLRRRKEDIPALINHFLNNSQHAYLNRGRSVNEEAMKALVRYDWPGNIRELQNVCERLQILSDGHMIMLNDIPENIRNGEAEKDVIEYDPGMTLHDLEKRYILKALAHFGGNKTQAANNLGITIKTLYNKLHEYGEFEKFAVHTKPMK, from the coding sequence ATGAACGATAACAACTCTACGATCTTGCCCTCTTCTCAGAATGCAAATCAAGTGATGTGGAATACAAATACAACTTCCAAAGTTTTGGAAAACAAGACTATCGTCTACCAATCTGAGGTGATGGGAAGCTTGATGAAGATGATCGACCGCGTGGCGCCTTCAACGGCGAACATCTTGGTTCTTGGTGAGTCTGGAACAGGGAAGGAACTTATCGCTCGTTCTATCCACGATCGTTCTAATCGTAAAAACAAAGCTTTCGTAGCAATCAACTGCGGTGCTCTTCGCGAGACTCTTCTTGAGTCAGAACTTTTCGGTCATGAAAAAGGATCATTCACGGGCGCTTATACTCGTAAAATCGGTTTGGCTGAAGCGGCCAACGGCGGAACGTTGTTCCTGGATGAAATCGGTGAGTTGGATCCTGCTATCCAGGCAAAACTTCTGCGCTTCATCCAAGAAGGTGAAATCTATCGTGTGGGTGGTAAAGACCCTATCAAAGTTGATATCCGTTTGATCTGTGCAACGAACAGAGAATTGGATCAAGAGGTAATCAAAGGCAATTTCCGTGAAGACTTGTTCTATCGTATCAATACGATCGTGGTTAGTGCTCCGCCTCTTCGTCGTCGTAAAGAAGACATCCCGGCGTTGATCAACCACTTCTTGAACAACTCGCAACATGCCTATCTGAACCGTGGTCGTTCTGTGAATGAAGAAGCGATGAAAGCTTTGGTTCGTTATGACTGGCCGGGAAATATTCGTGAACTTCAAAACGTGTGCGAAAGACTGCAGATCCTTTCTGATGGCCACATGATTATGTTGAACGATATTCCCGAGAATATCCGCAACGGCGAGGCTGAAAAGGACGTGATCGAGTACGATCCTGGTATGACTTTACACGATCTAGAGAAGCGTTATATCTTAAAAGCTCTAGCGCACTTTGGCGGTAATAAAACTCAAGCGGCCAACAACTTGGGTATTACGATCAAAACTCTTTATAACAAACTTCATGAGTACGGCGAGTTTGAAAAATTCGCGGTTCACACGAAGCCCATGAAATAA
- a CDS encoding TetR/AcrR family transcriptional regulator: protein MSETSQLKTPGDESPAQIKGKKRDRSASEERLIQAGLETFAKHGFNGATTKMIAKKADVNESLIGRYFDGKEGLLVAIIEKFLEQMTHEALPYPPQKTLSEELELYVTYRMQQGCMHEDFARIVFSQALVDRKFKKKVRETIPLTIDPKLLERVQLLIQDGRLKPGVDLTEVCEHIDSFLDGVFFFDHILHEESEEFLKKKAIRFVQVYAKLYDK from the coding sequence ATGAGTGAAACATCTCAATTAAAGACCCCCGGCGACGAAAGTCCTGCTCAAATAAAGGGCAAAAAAAGAGATCGATCGGCTTCAGAAGAACGCCTGATTCAGGCGGGTCTTGAGACCTTTGCCAAACATGGTTTTAATGGGGCCACGACGAAGATGATTGCCAAGAAAGCCGACGTCAATGAGTCGCTCATTGGTCGCTACTTCGATGGAAAAGAAGGTCTGCTTGTCGCTATCATTGAAAAATTCCTGGAACAAATGACTCACGAGGCTCTTCCCTATCCTCCGCAAAAAACTTTGTCGGAAGAACTTGAGCTGTATGTCACTTACCGCATGCAACAAGGGTGTATGCACGAAGATTTTGCGCGAATTGTTTTTTCTCAAGCTTTAGTTGATAGAAAATTTAAAAAGAAGGTCCGTGAAACAATCCCCTTAACGATCGATCCAAAACTTCTCGAGCGTGTTCAACTTCTAATACAAGACGGAAGATTGAAACCTGGCGTGGATCTTACCGAAGTTTGCGAACACATTGATTCTTTTCTGGATGGAGTTTTCTTCTTTGATCATATTCTGCACGAAGAGTCTGAAGAGTTTTTAAAGAAAAAGGCCATTCGTTTTGTGCAGGTCTATGCGAAGCTTTACGATAAATAA